The Spirochaetota bacterium genome includes a window with the following:
- a CDS encoding MarR family transcriptional regulator codes for MNKNEMIKQIEQNVYFVHVFFRHFLKPPHLFIKKLNMLNISPSEIQMLFLVMDNGRCTMTELSRAMHIPKSNVTSIVAKLIELDCVERIYDPNDRRRIYVDITKTGKALLRKGQEGFEKAMADMIKNYPDEQITRLSKILEMMREMLEADPEYTGKRQR; via the coding sequence ATGAATAAAAATGAAATGATCAAACAGATCGAGCAAAACGTATATTTTGTCCATGTTTTTTTCAGGCACTTCCTGAAGCCGCCCCATCTTTTCATTAAAAAGCTCAACATGCTTAATATCTCCCCTTCAGAGATACAAATGCTGTTCCTGGTAATGGATAATGGAAGGTGCACCATGACCGAGCTGAGCAGGGCGATGCACATCCCGAAATCGAATGTAACGAGCATTGTCGCAAAGCTGATCGAACTGGATTGCGTGGAGAGGATTTACGATCCGAATGACAGGCGGCGGATCTACGTGGACATTACTAAGACGGGCAAGGCGTTGCTCAGGAAGGGACAGGAGGGATTTGAAAAAGCCATGGCTGATATGATTAAGAACTACCCGGATGAACAGATAACTCGCCTGAGCAAGATACTGGAAATGATGAGGGAGATGCTTGAAGCCGACCCGGAATATACAGGCAAGAGGCAGCGATGA
- a CDS encoding efflux RND transporter permease subunit: MNTAKFAIKRPIFITSLVLIIIILGAISYRNISLELFPDISFPSINVTTVYSGASPADVENLITKPLEDELGTLAGLKHINAKNTEGLSSITLEFNMDVDVDKTAQDVRDKVSQARNSLPSDLGDDPVVSKLDPDASAVVTLALMSDLPAPEIYDLAKEKIKPQLSRIKDVGSVVLIGGSRREIQVEFDLDRLNQYHISLPNIANQMTRSGSNVSIGKQEHGREETVFRSIGDFTTLFQIDNSLLSFSGDFGNSVTVGTLGRTRDGIKDVTSTGYVYYPEKMRSGNEKQPGKGSDRGTESCIYLQVIKQSGKNSVEVADAVKKKVAEINEAFKKEGSGSYLLTTLDQSVWIKTNVNETVSSIVVGIILAVMVVFLFLGNIRSTIITAIAIPNSLLGAVIAMNVMGYSFNLMTLMALSLVVGLLVDDAIVVRENIFRKLESGMDPHEAAERGTTEVMLAVIATTLAIISVFFPIGMLSGVIGKLFKQFGFTVIFAMVVSLFDALTVAPFLSAYFAGDAKKSGLKIVAWFEKLQESLDRIYEKIMRACLNRSLTVIAATFAILIGSVGLLGFVKSTFIPTGDRGEFRINVEMPGGTSLAGTRETIEKIEDELRKLPDIQYYTVAVGNSNGEITKGSIECFLKKDRSMDTEFLKQVVRQEIAKFAYANPSVSDIDNGPQEAPFMLIVSGNDLAAVEEGARLIYEKVKEIPDLIDIDSTMKPGKPEFRIVFDEHKMQSLGVTTTTAGTALRYAVNGIKVGLFRQNGYNYDIRARLKPEQRDVQKLFSKMKVPNSQGRLVSLDSVAKGEYTTGAAEIHKRDKVYIVKITANLPPTGALGTAMAKINEALAGEVKLPAGVTYGFSGQAENFSETGSSIVFALVLALLFIFFVLASLYESYVTPFTILIAVPPALTGALLFLFITGFMLDIFSMIGMVMLIGLVTKNSILLVDNAVHGVNQGLDRKDAILQAGMRRLRPILMTTFAMLAGMFPLAMGIGEAAKMRQSMGIAIMGGITISTLVTLIVVPAIFEYVDRFRVATEARILVRRRDARENSRVETDMLPVPVQPEKCDKPLRKSKHTKIEA, from the coding sequence ATGAATACCGCAAAATTCGCCATCAAACGGCCGATCTTTATTACAAGTTTAGTGCTGATCATTATAATTCTAGGCGCTATATCGTACAGGAACATAAGCCTTGAGCTCTTTCCTGATATATCCTTTCCATCAATAAATGTAACAACCGTCTATTCTGGCGCGTCACCCGCCGATGTCGAAAACCTTATCACCAAGCCCCTCGAAGACGAGCTCGGGACCCTCGCGGGTCTCAAGCACATCAACGCAAAGAATACGGAAGGCCTCTCTTCCATTACACTCGAATTCAATATGGATGTCGACGTGGATAAAACCGCGCAGGACGTAAGGGACAAGGTGAGCCAGGCGAGGAATTCGCTGCCGTCGGACCTTGGCGACGATCCCGTCGTTTCAAAACTCGATCCGGACGCCTCCGCGGTCGTCACGCTGGCCCTGATGTCCGATCTCCCGGCACCGGAAATATATGATCTGGCAAAGGAAAAAATCAAGCCGCAGCTTTCCAGAATCAAGGATGTCGGAAGCGTCGTCCTTATCGGGGGCAGCAGGCGCGAGATCCAGGTCGAATTCGATCTCGACAGGCTGAATCAATACCACATATCCCTTCCCAACATAGCAAACCAGATGACCCGATCAGGATCGAACGTTTCCATTGGAAAACAGGAGCATGGAAGGGAAGAAACGGTTTTCAGGTCGATCGGCGATTTCACGACTCTGTTCCAGATCGACAACTCGCTCCTCTCGTTTTCCGGAGATTTTGGCAACTCCGTCACGGTAGGCACGCTCGGGAGAACCCGTGACGGCATCAAGGATGTTACCAGCACGGGATATGTCTATTATCCAGAGAAGATGCGATCGGGAAATGAGAAGCAACCAGGAAAGGGATCGGACCGTGGAACCGAATCGTGCATATATCTCCAGGTAATAAAGCAGTCGGGAAAAAATTCGGTTGAGGTCGCGGATGCCGTTAAGAAGAAGGTCGCCGAGATAAATGAAGCCTTCAAGAAAGAGGGATCCGGATCCTATCTGCTGACGACGCTCGACCAGTCCGTCTGGATTAAGACAAACGTGAATGAAACCGTAAGCTCGATCGTGGTCGGGATCATCCTAGCCGTCATGGTAGTATTTCTCTTTCTTGGCAACATACGCTCAACCATCATCACGGCAATCGCCATACCGAACAGCCTGCTAGGGGCCGTTATCGCGATGAACGTCATGGGCTATTCCTTCAACCTCATGACGCTCATGGCGCTGTCACTCGTGGTGGGGCTTCTGGTTGACGATGCCATTGTCGTACGTGAAAACATTTTCCGCAAGCTAGAATCGGGGATGGACCCTCACGAGGCCGCCGAGCGCGGGACAACGGAGGTTATGCTCGCGGTCATCGCAACGACACTCGCAATCATCTCGGTATTCTTTCCCATAGGAATGCTTTCAGGAGTAATAGGAAAGCTCTTTAAGCAGTTCGGTTTTACGGTGATATTCGCGATGGTCGTCAGCCTTTTCGACGCCCTCACCGTCGCCCCTTTCCTTTCGGCCTACTTTGCCGGTGATGCAAAAAAATCCGGGCTCAAGATCGTCGCCTGGTTCGAAAAACTCCAGGAGTCACTCGATAGAATCTACGAAAAAATCATGAGGGCATGCCTGAATCGCTCGCTTACGGTTATCGCCGCAACATTCGCAATTCTCATCGGCAGCGTAGGGCTTCTTGGGTTCGTTAAATCGACATTTATCCCTACAGGCGACAGGGGGGAATTCCGCATCAACGTGGAGATGCCGGGAGGCACAAGCCTTGCGGGAACGAGGGAGACGATCGAAAAGATCGAGGACGAGTTGAGAAAACTGCCGGACATTCAATATTACACGGTTGCAGTAGGGAATTCGAACGGAGAGATCACGAAGGGCAGCATCGAGTGCTTTTTAAAGAAGGACCGCAGCATGGACACCGAATTTTTGAAACAGGTCGTGCGCCAGGAGATCGCGAAGTTCGCCTATGCAAATCCGTCGGTCAGCGACATCGACAACGGCCCCCAAGAGGCGCCCTTTATGCTGATCGTTTCGGGAAACGACCTTGCGGCGGTCGAGGAGGGAGCACGGCTGATTTACGAAAAAGTAAAAGAAATCCCCGATCTCATCGATATTGATTCGACAATGAAGCCGGGAAAGCCCGAATTCAGGATCGTGTTCGACGAGCACAAGATGCAGAGCCTCGGTGTAACAACAACCACCGCCGGGACGGCGCTGCGCTACGCGGTAAACGGAATCAAGGTGGGTTTATTCAGACAAAACGGTTATAATTATGACATCCGGGCGCGACTAAAACCGGAGCAGCGCGACGTACAGAAACTTTTCTCGAAAATGAAGGTACCCAACAGCCAGGGCAGGCTCGTGAGCCTGGACTCGGTCGCCAAAGGCGAATACACCACGGGAGCGGCCGAGATTCACAAGCGCGACAAGGTCTATATCGTCAAGATAACGGCAAATCTTCCGCCCACCGGCGCCCTGGGAACGGCCATGGCCAAGATAAATGAGGCCCTGGCGGGAGAGGTCAAGCTCCCCGCGGGCGTCACCTATGGATTCAGCGGCCAAGCCGAGAACTTTTCCGAAACGGGGTCGAGCATCGTCTTCGCGCTCGTGCTTGCCCTGCTGTTCATCTTCTTTGTTCTCGCGAGTCTCTACGAGTCATACGTGACGCCTTTCACTATTCTGATCGCGGTTCCGCCAGCGCTGACAGGGGCGCTGCTTTTCCTGTTCATCACGGGTTTCATGCTTGATATATTCAGCATGATTGGAATGGTTATGCTTATAGGTCTCGTTACAAAGAATTCCATCCTCCTCGTCGATAACGCGGTCCATGGCGTCAATCAGGGTCTCGACAGGAAGGACGCAATATTGCAGGCGGGAATGCGAAGGCTCCGTCCCATCCTCATGACCACCTTCGCCATGCTAGCCGGCATGTTTCCGCTGGCTATGGGGATCGGCGAGGCGGCGAAAATGCGCCAGTCGATGGGAATCGCGATAATGGGCGGTATCACGATATCGACATTAGTGACCCTGATCGTGGTCCCGGCCATCTTCGAATACGTTGACAGGTTCAGGGTGGCAACCGAGGCCAGGATACTGGTCCGCCGCAGGGATGCCCGCGAAAATTCAAGAGTCGAAACGGATATGCTTCCAGTGCCCGTACAGCCGGAGAAATGCGATAAACCATTGAGGAAATCGAAACATACTAAAATTGAAGCATAG